Genomic window (Helianthus annuus cultivar XRQ/B chromosome 3, HanXRQr2.0-SUNRISE, whole genome shotgun sequence):
gcaccgaacgttCAAAACAggttgttgatcgatcaggctcctagccgatcgaacagcccagccgatcggacgaactgtccgatcgagcaggcggtccgatcgggatgcctggccgatcggccagccctttcctctttgggaagcctataaatagcccggtcattgtcattctttccacttttggaaactctctgaccgaccagctcgtgctcttcactatttctcagatttctctcaatccaggtaagatttcatcctaaatcttgtactttcttgatcaatacacactcctacacctttctatctttcaaatcttgatttctaaccgtgaaatcatcaagatctaagtattctaggatgatgtcatcatggtgttcttgaagaacttcatgttttggcttcaatccaccaagaatcacttggatctagctgATTTCCACCTAAACAAACAAggatctatcatagatctaaacatttacatgatgtaaaaGATTGAAAggtggattttccaactttctttcaactcttttacactcaattccttcaaaccggtagaaacggagcttgagccaactcactaatcattcaaCTAGTtgggtggttcaagattcggattctatctacgaggttcaccgatttcgggttaaacttaaaactccgttccgaaccgttcacaggccgaacttgggtgattcctatccgagcaggggaaacaagtaagaacgaaggttccatggttcaactcgtgtcaaaatacttcgatataacgtcaaaccgtcagaacagccaagtgttagacgaacaggccgaccaggtcaggatgctgaccgatcggacaggctgttcgaacgaacagcccaaccgatcgaccaggccagccgatcagctagcacatggccccacactttaacaaatTCATGAAGCCTAGTATTGAATGAAGTACTGTAAagatcgaactacggtttgatttgaattactcttcggatcatgagatactatgcttcaacacttaatcgattttcaactcgttcgacgtattggagtgccacccgatcgaacatgccgtccgtcaggtgacatcctgctgaggacttattactgaagtacctaaccgatcggttaagccggccgatcgaacggctcgttcgatcgatcgacctgaaaggtgaGGACACTTCAAtattctcaaatactacaacgaaaacctcaaaaggtcaagccatcatacacaaacacatcctattcaaaggaagaaacaatccactcgaacagcccaaccgatcgagcccACCGGCTgaccgaacaggctgtccgaacgaactGTCAAACCGAACGAATAACCCGTCCGGTtgaacctaccgttcgatcgaccaggctgttcgacccatcagcACTTGTATTcattttacgcgttactcatcgttatgctatcgaactattcaggctaaccctactctcaagcgctcccttcaatccatcaatcgctgtgagtatactcgaaccctttttgctttagcacttttgggtgttacatacgttacttatctaaatcacgaTTGAACACACTACTCAAATATTTAAACGCTAatcgttctgcatgtattacgtgactaaatgaatgcttgttgttatgtttacacgtggaatgctgtctacctgccttaacgacgatagtactatagtttggactcagcacccgttcacacgggggttgttaaggacaattacttgcatggattacggtggtaatcatgtattgcaaactgcctcgggcagtcaacccgcagtcattggtatcgatagatccatgtcgataattaacatgcttcgttttcctctgtgtacgtgctggttacgggtaaactatttcgaactctactatgctattatcaaacttgtgtgctcacctttacattttatgtattgagtttattttaacgtatgtggcaggcaattaggatgcttatctgctaggaaggcgagcttataataagcgtctagagcatagttgtctgtagatcatgcatatcgagtctctagaagcatctgaacaatttttatatttatatttgaatctgagttgtcggaacaaaacatttgactagttgttatctgtaataatttgctttgctatttgggatacggtatggggcgtattatttaaactgaatagtaatgatagttgttgtggaaacttctggacaatctgtttcgctcagtgccatgccccgatgattccgccatcggttggggtgtgacatagatCACTTAAGGATTCAAATAAACATCGCATTTgcataatcggaataatacacataaaagcacttggtgaacacatatatgccatacattttgaaaacaaatcgattacacatatgaatcaccctaaaacatttgaaaatggtaaaagagttgaactatgtactcgcctagAATTGCATATAGTTCCGGTTCAAAGGGTATAACAAAGCTAAAAAGaccaagagttcaagtgttgaagcggTTCCTAGGGTAACAGATACTATGTTAgcgaatcgacacctaaatcggaagatcatgtagaatgaggtcttgtaaaccaacgagtgttggaactcatgtgatatggtttaacaaagcctacattctaaatcggaacctatcctaagtgcttacgacccattaaggtagcttatgctactttaacgcgtcgttcccgcgaaagcgcgttcgagatgcctaactagtcctatgacaagtattatgtgccttaacatatctaattaggttatataatcagtttagatgtcaaaacatgtgtcacatatgcttaaaatgaaattatgcgcaaaaaagggcattttggtcattttcctaaggcatataaactacttatcatgcaactaactaaacgaagtgaccataaggtataacctcggaaggttattccctatacaactatggtcacaatatatgtttagtcggatcctaatgatcgaccaaacgggtcgggttcggaagtctAAACGGTTGTTTAGACTGCTTATCTTACGagcctaaacaagcactaaactaaaagtaatgagttaaacatgctaaaacatgtttaactaagttagaaaacaagtttgatatcaaaacaaacggttttgatacccaaaatagtttggttgcaaaatacgcataggcacgtattttgaccgaaactatgactcgtcaccatgcctaaataacgtggtaatcagtaggtatagtcacaagggttataaccatcgtgattacgctcacgttgcaaagttcaaacaaactttgtgttgaccaattcgtggtcaaagcagaaagttaaacactgtttgactttcgcgcttgaaaaacgataaaagcacgaaagaaacttacaaagggtccaagctaggaagatcttgatccaatttgctcaggtatgaagtgctaaaCCCCAACTTAGAGCAATTGAATCAGATTTGTGAGTTGCAAGGAATGAAAGTGTTGGGTATTTATATAAAtcccacaaccgttaggatcgttcctcgtaatTCGTGCTTCGATCTTAGCCTTACACTTTGGCACAAGGTTTTAAAAACAATGGGAACATGAAataccatcaaatggtattgcaaatCTATGATTAAAACCATCAAAAATAGGCTGGAaagccagattcaatgtttctgatcTGGGCtactgacgcgggccgcgtaagaataAGCTTAGGCTTACGCCCCAGGCCTAGCAAGTTTCACAGATTTacaattttagtccctgaatgcccaaaacttggtttttgatgcatttttgacatgtttaagccccgttaaccccatttcaaggcctaaaatgaagttaaaatatagggaacttaaaatatgctcaaaaacatctcggatgtcggttcgtttggtcgtacggtcgcgttattcggataattacgacggaagtcgtaacggacacaaaaacgatccaaattaagcgacgaatggtatttttgcatgccaATCACTAGAATAagatattttaatgattacaaaaatttttggatgtccggatatattcagaacgtaagatatgcgcgaaaatgcaaacttatgcactttttgacgcttttagtccctattgatcaaataagtttattttagcataccgaacccctcaaagcctatttctaagctatgtaaaggatatttagggtacgtttagcttatgatcaagtttcgaaATGTTCGATACTATACGAATCAGCAGACTTtcacagtttgacgcaaatacAGTAGAAACTCTATAGAATAATACACTTGGGACCgccaaaatttattaattaaaagagttattaattaatcgataaattaataattattaatttacatattaatttttatagTAGAATACTTAGTTTACAAACACCTTTCAAGCTTCCACTTAATTATTGTATACAATGCATGTATATCAAATGAACGGCCCAATTTGAAAGAAACCTTCAATCTCCCACCTTATTATGCTTCTTGTGTTCAATGTATCACTTTATGGACATTAAAAGTACTTTCTATATAAATACAAGATCAAAATAGGTTAACACAAACAAATCATACACACAACATGGTTTCCCATCTTAAAGGTGTGAAAAAAACAACAATGACAGACGAGATTCGAAGAGCATTATGCAAGCACAACAAGGATAATCCAAGTCTCACTCAAAAGCAATTGCAAGAATGGGTTCATAGTAACTATGGTTTGCAGGTGAGTCAAGCGACAATATCGAATACAGTTAAGCGGTCTTTAGAGTATCTCTCACTTGTTCCCGAAAGAGGCGATGTTAAGCGACACAAACCGACAAAATTTCCTGACCTAGAAAAATCTCTCTATGAATGGATCCTTCAATATCAGGAACATGTGAATATGACAGGTGAACTAATCATCGAGAAGGCGAAAAAGTTCATGAAAGATATGTATCCAGTGGATACTCCAGACTTTACTTTTTCTATTGGTTGGCTTGGAAAGTTCAAAGCAAGATATGGAATTAAAAATTTCGGGCATTTTGGAGAGAGTGGATCTGTTGAAATGGAGGGCATGGAGGACAAATTAAAATCCACAAGAGACAAAGTTGATCAGTTTGAAATGAAAGACATCTTTAATATGGATGAAAcaggtttgttttttttattattttattttatattttgtaCTTTAGTGATGTAATTATTTACATGTTTTGATCTTAAACAGGTTTGTTTTTTAGACTTCAACCGGATCATTCCCTTGCAACAATGCAGCTTGAAGGGAAAAAACAAGACAAGGAAAGACTAGTTACGATGAACTAGGAACCGCGCGTTACGATGAACTAGGAAAAAACAAAACAGGTTTGTACTTTAGTGATCTAGGAACCGCGCGTTACGATGAACTCgcatctattttttcccgtttgacaggttcatcgtaacgtgcgggtcctagaccgacttagttattcttttctatcttttacgtttcggtttaatttctttgCATTAAAACGCCGCAACTTAAGTGTTGGTGGTCATTGGCAGTAGTGTGGCATTGGTGTTCGCCCCCGCCGCAAAGCgagggtgcttaatactagttattaCCGCTATACAAACCATGATGCAtgcattacaacaaccattgcatcaatatatTGCAAATTAtgtctatatataatatatatcattaccactttacaaaccataatgcatacatcACAACAACCTTTGCAACAATATGTTGCAGattatatctatatataatataatatatcttttttagtttatattttataattatataattatttttaattaaaaaccagTTATTTAGAGCTTTTCTAACCCTACCCAGACTCTTagttagggatgagcaaatggtactgacATAACCGAACCGAAACATTATGGTACCGATTCGGTACTGACTTTTGACGTTTTCAATATCGGTTTTTACACTCAAATACCaataccgaaccgtaccatattGTACCGGATATATTCAATACCGGTACCTAtttttggggattttcggtatcggtaccagTTGATGCCGAGCTCATTCCTACTCTTAGCTGTCTAGATTTTCCCCAACCCAAACCGGTTACTAACCCGAAACCACGTCTAACCACATTGTCCAAACACCCATAACCGGTCTAACCCAGTTTTGTGCACCTCTAGAACTAGGCTATATATACTCTTGTATACACATCTATCAAAGCCCAAACCTACAAACCAGCCCATTATCAAGCCCACCACCATCTCCTCCCGAGCCCATACACCCCTAGGTCACCAACACGGCAACACCTCCCTTCATAAAAACCCTAACTCACCCCTTCACACTCCCATTTCACCTCCCAAAACCGCCGTCGTctccaaaccctaaccctaaccaaATGGGTAGAGTAATCCGAGCCCAACGTAAGGGAGCAGGCTCCGTCTTCAAGTCCCACACGCACCACCGTAAGGGTCCGGCTCGTTTCCGGAGCCTCGACTTCGGTGAACGCAACGGCTACTTGAAAGGTGTGATCACTGAAATTATCCATGACCCGGGGCGTGGTGCGCCGCTTGCTCGCGTGACGTTCCGTCACCCGTTCCGGTACAAGCACCAGAAGGAGCTGTTTGTGGCGGCTGAGGGTATGTATACTGGACAGTTTGTGTTTTGTGGGAAGAAGGCGAATTTGATGGTGGGGAATGTGTTGCCGCTTAGATCTATTCCTGAAGGAGCTGTGGTTTGTAATGTTGAGCATCATGTTGGGGATAGAGGCTCGTTTGCTAGAGCTTCTGGCGATTATGCTATTGTTATTAGTCATAATCCTGATAACGGCACCACCAggtatatttatttatatttaaacaCCATATTTAAACACCATATACTATGAAGAttgtttattttaatttattgtgTTAGTAGCTTTTTGAATTTAGGTATTACTTGTAGAGGTTCTATGAAGTTTATGATAATCTATGAGATGTTATTGTTTTTTATGTTGTTTGCATGCTAATTAGCACATATGTTTAGTGATACCAAAATGTTAATGGAGTTTGtcaatttaattttgtttttgtaGTCATaatcttgtaaaacttgttttggAAAAAGAAATGTAGTGgattttaatgattttttaaaaaagtttacattttttgcCTTTTTAAGACATTTGAGTTTTGCTGATTGATTGATTATCTTTTGTATTTTGATTTACATTATGTTTTTGTTTGTGTATACTTAGTTTTCTAATTGGAACATGTCAAAAAAGTGTTTGGTATTTCCAACTGAATTTTCTTGGGCCGGGTCTCGTTTGAACATGATATGCTGGAAAGTTTTAGTTGCACAACATTTGTATTAAGACATGTTACATTTTTATAACTCTTTCTCAAAGTTGTTTGTGTAAAAGTTCACATTTTTTTAGCTATTGAAGTAATTGATTAACATTTTTTTAGCTATTAAGCTCGTCGAATTAAGTTTAGGTTTTGTCGCTTTAATTCTGTTGCGCTGGTTTCAGTTAGAGCATAACACGTAAAATTTGGAActtaataccatttgtaaatcaTCTACAACACATTTCAAGGTTTCACATGATTGTGACTAATTAACAGAATTTAATTGACAAGTGTTTTTAAATGCCAAATAAACAAGTTAACATGTCTTGAAACAAATGTAGTGCACTTCTTCAAATCTGTCTCAAACTTGTATGTTTcaaagtttatatattttttttaaatattcaaACATTTGATTTGTGCTGGTTTTACTATAGGGTGAAGCTTCCATCTGGAGCCAAGAAAATTGTGCCAAGCGGATGTCGTGCTATGATTGGTCAAGTTGCAGGTGGAGGACGTACCGAGAAGCCAATGCTGAAGGCCGGTAACGCTTACCACAAGTTCCGTGTGAAGAGAAACTGCTGGCCCAAGGTTCGTGGTGTGGCTATGAACCCAGTGGAGCATCCCCATGGTGGTGGTAACCATCAACATATTGGTCATGCCAGTACCGTTCGTCGTGACGCACCACCTGGTCAAAAGGTCGGTCTTATTGCCGCCAGGAGGACTGGTCGTCTCAGAGGTCAAGCCGCTGCCACTGCTGCCAAGGCTGATAAGTAATAAACTGGTGTCATGGATGCTTTTAGTTTTGTTATCTCTGGTTCTGTTATTGGTAGTTTTCTCAAGCTTATTTGCTACTGTTATGTTTGTTTTCATACATTGGATCTTTTTGGAAAGTTTTGGAGTAAGATATTGATTATTAAACATTTTGTTGAGCTTATGGTATTGATGTTGATTTGTTTGATGTCAATTGCTGTCTTCTTATGCagccttgttttttttttttttaactataaATTTGAGTTAATTCAATGTAATATTTGATAAAAGTGTTGGTTCTGgtaaaatgaaattaaaaaacTACAAATGTGGCATTCTCCCAACATAAAAAAACAGACATAACATGAGCTTATGTGTGCTTTGTAGCCAGGTTTTGTAAGAACTCAGCTTTTATAATCCGTAGAAAACTTGTGAACGTAGTAAGTCTATATTGGTAATAATATTTGTGATTTTCTTGGACCATATGAACACTCCTATTTGTATTTGTAAAGTTGCAAATATGTACTTTTATTACTTGGGGGCGACAATCCGTGACACGAACACGACTAgagctgtaaacgaaccaaacattCAGCGAAAAgtttgtgaaccgttcggcgtgaagttcgtttatgttcgttcgtttattaaatgaatgatcacgaacaagaaattttgtgCGTTAagctaaacgaacgaacataaacagaGGATGCGttcattcgtttatgttcgtaaaCATTCGATAATATGTTCAGTtattcatttatgtttatttgCATTTGTTCACATCAAGGTTTCTTATatgttaaatttttttatttgtttttgtttttaaaatttcTTGAAATCTTAGTTATActatgggtatgtttggcaaaagtagttGGTGGCTGAAAGCTGGTAGCTgatagctgtagctttttagatatatttggtgtttggcagagtagctgtagctttaataaaatgtataaaatgaccaaaatggacataactaaaaatttaaaaaacttGTGCATTAATAAGTTCATTATCTTTAGTGGTTAAAATAGTGatttttttccctaaaagcttatagctccttctaaacgctactagtaggagcgttcaaccaaaagcttcaagcttctaacctaaaagcttcaagctccttcaaccaaacaagattTTTTACTGAGTAGgagttttttcttaaaagctaAAAGCTTGGAGCTTTTatgagctttaagcttttaagaaaaagctcatactcaataaaaagccttgtttggttgaaggagcttgaagcttttaggttaggagcttgaagcttttgatTGAACACTCCTACTAGTaacgtttagaaggagctacaagcttttagggaaaaatgactactttaacctctaaagataatgaactttttaatgcacaaactttttacatttttagttatgtctattttggtcattttattaaaagctccaggtATTCTGCctaacaccaaatatatctaaaaagttacagctactagctaccagctatcagcttccagccaccaggaCTTTTAGTTTTTATTCTAAAATAAATATATGTTCATATGTATTTGTATGTATCATaaacgttcgtttgtgttcatgtaTGTTATGaaaatttatttatgttattgtgttcgtttatgttcagtAAGTGTTCGGGAACAGGTcatgaacacgttcatttccttactgaacgaacatgaacaagaaatctcgttcggtaagcgtTCATGAACATGCTCATGCCTTAGCGAACAAACACGGTTCGTTTATAGCCCTAAACACGACACAATCTTCTCTATATTTGAGGGCTTAGTCTTCCAATTCCAAGTCCTTATCCACGTTTCTATATTGACTTTCCACCGGGTCCATATAACATGTTTCTAGTGCGAATAACACCACTAGAAAATAGACTACACTGAGAAGGGATGCGACCTGCCATACGACCAACCAAAATTTTATTTCGAACCCCACAATTAAGAG
Coding sequences:
- the LOC110929662 gene encoding 60S ribosomal protein L8, with protein sequence MGRVIRAQRKGAGSVFKSHTHHRKGPARFRSLDFGERNGYLKGVITEIIHDPGRGAPLARVTFRHPFRYKHQKELFVAAEGMYTGQFVFCGKKANLMVGNVLPLRSIPEGAVVCNVEHHVGDRGSFARASGDYAIVISHNPDNGTTRVKLPSGAKKIVPSGCRAMIGQVAGGGRTEKPMLKAGNAYHKFRVKRNCWPKVRGVAMNPVEHPHGGGNHQHIGHASTVRRDAPPGQKVGLIAARRTGRLRGQAAATAAKADK
- the LOC110932043 gene encoding CENP-B homolog protein 2-like, whose product is MTDEIRRALCKHNKDNPSLTQKQLQEWVHSNYGLQVSQATISNTVKRSLEYLSLVPERGDVKRHKPTKFPDLEKSLYEWILQYQEHVNMTGELIIEKAKKFMKDMYPVDTPDFTFSIGWLGKFKARYGIKNFGHFGESGSVEMEGMEDKLKSTRDKVDQFEMKDIFNMDETGLFFRLQPDHSLATMQLEGKKQDKERLVTMN